A window of the Chloroflexus sp. Y-396-1 genome harbors these coding sequences:
- a CDS encoding FAD-binding oxidoreductase, whose protein sequence is MTTTSSMFTVNAGALLASAPATATVTAFNDVLSTYGLCLPIIPLRAEVTLAELVACNSGGRYRLQSGPIGRYIRAATLNTADGPLAIGGPTLKRSTGYNLHRALAGQGVRLGEPHELTFNLRPLPRANALRLVEGPMTSLLMLANDLMAANMALHALAFDARGLLLVEIAGFPAVVERQAQQVETMAAHYRLTVTSDPVDGWRHWEQLAQQHCALAPEQRLDVTLPRRALTDFLTFCQRLISSDVVIWGDVGVGSLHLAPLPDPKSYARLKAQAAAAGGQPCSEFGPPPQPAYPALTTPGRTTASNLIADLRQVVGTRYLLTHPDHLAVYCQDASNAQAEALPYAVALPATTAEVAALMQIAAAHRLPVVGRGAGSGLAGGAVPSPGSLVIGLNRLEQLTIDREQRIAQVGAGVITAELQRAAERVGLFYPPDPSSQTASTIGGNIACNAGGPRCLKYGVTADYVLGLTAVLVDGTVVRYGDGLVGQGEHNGLAQLLVGSEGTLAIITEATLRLIPLPRARRTTMAIFTDLVAACATVERIMASGIIPAGLELMDDTTIAAVEAFLHIGLPRDAGAMLLMLADGEPEMVEYEAAALADLARAGGAQRVVVAQNATDEANLWQARRVISPALGRIRPNRLGEDISVPVSRIAECVSRIKRVSAEYHLPIVVFGHAGDGNLHPNILFDARNPAEVARVWPCAEAVFTAALEVGGTLSGEHGIGTLKRPFMLKALGERQIAVQRAIKRSFDPEERLNPGKVLPV, encoded by the coding sequence ATGACAACCACTTCATCAATGTTTACAGTCAATGCTGGTGCATTGCTGGCCAGTGCTCCGGCAACTGCCACGGTAACTGCCTTCAACGACGTTCTGTCTACCTACGGTCTCTGTCTGCCGATTATCCCGTTGCGGGCAGAGGTTACGTTAGCTGAATTGGTCGCTTGCAATAGCGGTGGTCGTTATCGCCTACAGAGTGGCCCAATCGGTCGGTATATACGGGCAGCTACGTTGAACACGGCTGATGGGCCGCTGGCTATCGGGGGACCGACTCTCAAGCGATCCACCGGGTACAATCTCCACCGGGCGTTGGCCGGGCAGGGAGTTCGACTAGGTGAACCCCACGAGTTGACCTTTAATCTGCGTCCATTACCAAGGGCCAATGCACTACGGCTGGTCGAAGGGCCGATGACCTCGTTATTGATGCTGGCCAATGATTTGATGGCTGCCAATATGGCACTTCACGCCCTGGCATTTGATGCGCGGGGATTGCTCCTTGTTGAAATAGCCGGCTTTCCAGCAGTGGTTGAGCGGCAGGCCCAGCAGGTAGAAACGATGGCCGCCCATTATCGTCTGACCGTGACATCCGATCCTGTTGATGGCTGGCGTCACTGGGAGCAGCTCGCGCAGCAACACTGTGCGCTCGCACCAGAGCAACGGCTCGATGTGACCCTACCACGACGAGCATTAACCGATTTTCTGACGTTCTGCCAACGTCTCATCAGCTCTGATGTGGTGATCTGGGGCGATGTCGGTGTGGGGAGTCTGCATCTCGCTCCTCTACCCGATCCCAAGAGCTATGCCAGGCTTAAGGCTCAGGCTGCCGCAGCCGGAGGGCAGCCATGCTCAGAGTTTGGGCCACCACCCCAGCCAGCATACCCTGCTCTTACCACTCCTGGCAGAACGACAGCAAGCAATCTGATTGCAGACCTCAGACAAGTGGTCGGTACTCGTTATCTACTTACCCATCCTGATCACTTGGCCGTGTACTGCCAGGATGCCTCAAATGCCCAAGCCGAGGCCCTCCCCTATGCTGTGGCCTTACCGGCTACTACCGCAGAAGTTGCTGCCCTGATGCAGATTGCTGCCGCTCATCGGTTGCCAGTCGTCGGTCGCGGTGCCGGAAGTGGTCTGGCCGGTGGTGCAGTACCTTCACCGGGCAGCCTGGTGATCGGTCTTAATCGGTTGGAACAGCTCACGATTGACCGCGAACAACGGATTGCTCAGGTGGGAGCAGGGGTGATTACCGCCGAATTGCAGCGTGCTGCCGAACGGGTCGGTCTCTTTTACCCGCCAGACCCCAGCAGTCAGACGGCTTCAACCATTGGTGGTAACATTGCCTGTAACGCAGGTGGTCCTCGCTGCCTCAAGTATGGGGTTACCGCTGACTATGTGTTGGGGCTAACAGCCGTCCTGGTGGATGGTACCGTTGTCCGCTATGGCGATGGTTTAGTTGGACAAGGTGAGCACAACGGGTTAGCGCAACTATTAGTTGGCTCTGAAGGCACGCTGGCCATCATTACCGAAGCCACATTACGGCTCATTCCGCTTCCCCGCGCTCGCCGCACGACGATGGCGATCTTTACCGATCTTGTCGCTGCCTGTGCAACCGTTGAACGAATCATGGCTTCAGGTATTATTCCTGCCGGTCTCGAGCTGATGGATGACACCACAATTGCCGCAGTTGAAGCCTTTTTACACATTGGACTACCGCGTGATGCTGGTGCGATGCTGCTGATGCTGGCCGATGGCGAACCAGAGATGGTTGAGTATGAAGCAGCAGCATTAGCCGATTTAGCCAGAGCCGGCGGCGCCCAACGGGTGGTTGTAGCCCAAAATGCAACCGACGAGGCGAACCTCTGGCAGGCGCGGCGGGTCATTTCACCGGCCCTTGGTCGTATCCGCCCGAACCGGTTAGGCGAAGATATTAGCGTACCGGTTAGCCGGATAGCCGAATGCGTCAGCCGTATCAAGCGTGTAAGTGCCGAGTACCATTTGCCAATAGTCGTATTTGGTCACGCCGGCGATGGAAATCTACATCCGAATATTCTCTTCGATGCCCGGAATCCGGCTGAGGTCGCACGGGTATGGCCTTGTGCAGAAGCCGTTTTCACTGCGGCGCTGGAAGTTGGTGGTACATTGTCGGGTGAACACGGAATCGGCACGCTCAAACGACCGTTCATGCTGAAAGCACTAGGTGAGAGGCAGATTGCCGTACAACGTGCGATCAAACGAAGCTTCGATCCAGAAGAGCGTTTGAATCCTGGTAAGGTATTACCGGTATGA
- a CDS encoding RNA methyltransferase, translating to MIITSLANPTIKALRALKQRKARDEQGRYLIEGIRPVAEAIQCGAPLEMLIVAPDLLSSAFAHDVITTYAAEGGKILTVSAAVFTSLTEKEHPQGLAAVGYIRYTTLSELPPAAVGWVALVEVADPGNLGTILRTADGAGFSGVILVGTTTDPFDPAAVRASMGALFSQHIVRTTWNDLLAWCRQQQIALVGSSDRGACDYRTAHYSRPLVLVLGSERHGLSDEQLADCDLVVRIPMRGRSDSLNLAVAAGILMYEITR from the coding sequence ATGATCATCACCAGTCTCGCCAACCCGACGATCAAAGCACTACGAGCCCTAAAGCAACGTAAAGCGCGTGACGAACAGGGACGGTACCTGATCGAGGGCATTCGACCGGTGGCTGAAGCGATTCAGTGTGGCGCACCGCTAGAAATGTTGATCGTGGCCCCTGATCTGCTCAGCAGTGCTTTCGCCCACGATGTGATCACCACTTACGCCGCTGAAGGTGGTAAAATCCTGACCGTCAGCGCCGCTGTTTTTACCAGTCTGACCGAAAAAGAGCATCCCCAGGGTCTGGCGGCGGTAGGATATATTCGATACACGACCTTGAGTGAACTACCACCAGCGGCTGTGGGTTGGGTCGCCCTGGTTGAGGTTGCCGATCCGGGCAATCTGGGCACTATCCTCCGTACTGCTGATGGTGCAGGGTTCAGTGGGGTCATCCTGGTTGGAACAACAACTGACCCGTTCGATCCAGCAGCCGTGCGCGCCAGTATGGGCGCTCTGTTCAGCCAGCATATAGTACGTACCACCTGGAATGATCTACTGGCCTGGTGTCGGCAACAGCAGATCGCCCTGGTTGGCAGCTCTGATCGTGGTGCCTGTGATTACCGTACAGCACACTATTCACGACCACTGGTGCTCGTGTTGGGCAGCGAGCGCCACGGACTGAGCGATGAACAACTGGCAGACTGCGATTTAGTCGTGCGTATCCCTATGCGTGGACGGAGCGATTCGCTCAATCTGGCCGTTGCAGCAGGTATTTTGATGTACGAAATCACCCGCTAG
- a CDS encoding LysE family translocator, translating to MTERLLTYTLSVAVLTLIPGADTMLTLRNALARGRLAGIATAFGIGSGLFVQATLSGLGLAAIVVRSAQLYHTITLAGACYLAGLGIWTILTTWRQYSPIKHDRVVGQERHAFAEGLLSNVLNPKVAVFYLAFLPQFISPDDPVLLTALALTTIHFAFSVIWFSILTILVSSVSSWLRRNEVRRRLNYVTGTVLTVLGIRLAVEG from the coding sequence ATGACGGAACGCTTACTCACATACACTCTTTCGGTTGCAGTGTTAACTCTCATTCCCGGCGCTGACACAATGTTGACCCTGCGCAATGCGTTGGCTCGTGGTCGTCTGGCGGGGATTGCCACTGCTTTTGGGATCGGGAGTGGCCTGTTTGTTCAGGCGACGCTCTCTGGATTGGGACTGGCTGCAATTGTTGTCAGATCTGCACAGCTATATCACACCATTACACTAGCCGGCGCTTGCTATCTGGCCGGTTTGGGTATCTGGACGATACTCACAACATGGCGTCAATATTCGCCTATCAAACACGATCGTGTGGTGGGGCAGGAACGTCATGCGTTTGCTGAAGGATTACTGAGTAATGTGCTGAATCCCAAAGTAGCAGTCTTTTATCTGGCGTTTCTGCCTCAATTTATCTCTCCCGACGATCCGGTATTGCTGACCGCACTTGCGCTCACGACCATTCATTTCGCCTTCAGCGTCATCTGGTTCTCGATCCTTACCATTTTGGTAAGTAGTGTCAGTTCCTGGCTGCGCCGCAATGAAGTACGTCGCCGACTGAACTATGTGACCGGTACAGTGCTGACCGTGTTGGGTATTCGGCTAGCGGTAGAGGGATAA